A section of the Streptomyces sp. SCL15-4 genome encodes:
- a CDS encoding LysR family transcriptional regulator — MAHQHSSRPRLSSFGDTEDMALSLAPRLAYFAGVARTEHVTRAAQEMNVPQSTLSRAMARLERDLGVDLFARHGRSVSLTTAGRTFLASAERALAEIERAAEEVRADADPATGKVAFGFLHTMGAETVPGLLHAFRADHPRIRFSLVQNYGEAMLERLRAGELDLCLTSPVPDAPDLVARRLDEQKLRLVVPADHRLAARRRVRLAEAAEETFVTLEPNYGLRRITDDLCRQAGFRPRIAFEGEEAETLRGLVAAGLGVALLPPPAVPRPGVVELTVTSPRAAREIGVAWLTDRPDTPPVAAFKKFLLSRRGSLLPT, encoded by the coding sequence ATGGCGCATCAGCACAGCTCACGGCCTCGGCTGTCATCGTTCGGTGACACAGAAGACATGGCGCTGTCGCTCGCGCCACGCCTCGCCTACTTCGCCGGGGTGGCCCGCACCGAGCATGTCACCCGGGCCGCGCAGGAGATGAACGTCCCGCAGTCCACGCTCTCGCGCGCCATGGCCCGCCTGGAACGGGACCTCGGCGTCGACCTGTTCGCCCGGCACGGCCGCTCGGTCTCCCTGACCACCGCCGGCCGCACGTTCCTCGCCTCCGCCGAGCGGGCCCTCGCCGAGATCGAACGGGCCGCCGAGGAGGTCCGCGCGGACGCCGACCCGGCCACCGGCAAGGTCGCCTTCGGCTTCCTGCACACCATGGGCGCCGAGACCGTCCCCGGCCTGCTGCACGCCTTCCGCGCCGACCATCCGCGCATCCGCTTCAGCCTGGTCCAGAACTACGGCGAGGCGATGCTGGAGCGGCTGCGCGCCGGTGAACTGGACCTCTGCCTGACCTCGCCGGTGCCCGACGCCCCCGATCTGGTCGCCCGCCGCCTCGACGAGCAGAAGCTGCGCCTGGTCGTCCCCGCGGACCACCGGCTGGCCGCCCGCCGCCGCGTCCGCCTGGCCGAGGCGGCGGAGGAGACCTTCGTGACCCTGGAACCCAACTACGGTCTGCGCCGCATCACCGACGACCTCTGCCGCCAGGCGGGCTTCCGCCCGAGGATCGCCTTCGAGGGCGAGGAGGCCGAAACCCTGCGGGGGCTGGTGGCGGCCGGCCTCGGCGTGGCCCTCCTGCCCCCGCCGGCGGTCCCCCGCCCGGGCGTCGTGGAACTGACGGTCACGTCTCCCCGGGCGGCCCGCGAGATCGGCGTGGCCTGGCTGACGGACCGCCCGGACACCCCACCGGTGGCGGCGTTCAAGAAGTTCCTGCTGTCGAGACGGGGCAGTCTGCTGCCCACGTGA
- a CDS encoding alpha/beta hydrolase, producing the protein MGQRVSPVRTARLGKAVGPAPAPVCGAVLLLPGGEEVSDRRPFPVRPLPLIRSLGRALARAGRAEGLAVHRVHYRYRGWNGGDAHPAADAEWAADEVVRRYGDVPVCLVGVDMGGRAALRAGGHEAVNSVVALAPWLPEDDVAAPAEPVKQLAGRRVLIAHGTNDERTDPELSFRYAERAKKANREVCRFEVHSDGHGLHGHRSEVLALTADFTLGALFGHSVSRPVEDALAAPPPIGLRMPLAAGFGRSLRR; encoded by the coding sequence ATGGGACAGCGAGTGTCGCCGGTGCGAACGGCCCGGCTGGGAAAGGCGGTCGGCCCGGCGCCGGCTCCGGTGTGCGGAGCGGTGCTGCTGCTCCCCGGCGGTGAGGAGGTCTCCGACCGCCGGCCCTTCCCCGTGCGCCCCCTCCCCCTGATCCGCTCCCTGGGCCGCGCCCTCGCCCGCGCCGGCCGCGCCGAGGGACTGGCCGTCCACCGCGTCCACTACCGCTACCGCGGCTGGAACGGCGGCGACGCGCATCCGGCGGCGGACGCCGAGTGGGCCGCCGACGAGGTCGTACGCCGCTACGGCGATGTCCCCGTGTGCCTGGTCGGCGTCGACATGGGCGGCCGGGCGGCACTGCGCGCCGGCGGCCACGAGGCCGTCAACTCCGTGGTGGCGCTCGCCCCCTGGCTCCCGGAGGACGATGTCGCCGCCCCCGCCGAGCCGGTGAAACAGCTGGCCGGCCGCCGGGTCCTGATCGCGCACGGCACGAACGACGAACGCACCGACCCCGAACTGTCCTTCCGCTACGCGGAGCGGGCGAAGAAGGCCAACCGCGAGGTGTGCCGCTTCGAGGTGCACTCCGACGGCCACGGCCTGCACGGCCACCGCTCCGAAGTCCTCGCCCTGACCGCCGACTTCACCCTCGGCGCCCTCTTCGGCCACTCCGTCTCCCGCCCGGTGGAGGACGCCCTGGCCGCGCCCCCGCCGATCGGCCTGCGGATGCCGCTGGCGGCGGGGTTCGGACGGTCGTTGCGGCGGTGA